The sequence below is a genomic window from Lolium perenne isolate Kyuss_39 chromosome 4, Kyuss_2.0, whole genome shotgun sequence.
ctggtccattagttctcTTACAAGATCCTTAGCAAGTACCCCAACGTGGGGATCGGCATAAAGATTCTCCTCACCGAAATTGTGTTCAAATAGCTTGCACGCCTCCTCTTCTTCCAAACCAAGCACTTGTATATATTTATCCACACCCATCAGATCACATATGGATTGTGATATTGACGTGACTACCACTTTCctctgtacctttttcctctgcaCCTGGCGAGTACCTTGCGCAGCTAACACAACTCTTACAACTCcgggtctcaaaaaaaaaaaaaactcttacAACTCCAAGAGGATATGGAATGCCAACTGCTTGAAGGTCTAGCTGCACACGAAGGTCATCCACCAACAGCAGAAAACTTTTTTTCCTGAGCAGTTCAGATATCCTGGTAGCTTGAGTTGCCACATCATCATGCTGGTTTATACGGAGCCTGtttgtgatttgaacttgaatATTTTGTACCGTGCAGTCATAGGAGGCTGTAACAAAGATAAAAAAATCAAAGGAGAGGCCTCCAAGAAATGAATCATTCATCTTCTTGAGAAAACGTGTTTTCTCATCTCTATCTGGACCCCATATTCCAATCACTCCCACAGCGAGATCACCCTTAATGCACCTGAGAGCATCCCGAAGAGTATCCTCTCCGCTTGGCGGAACTTGAACACTGTGGGTGGACAATTCTTCGACAGGAGGTGGAGGTCGCACGCGTGTGACATTATCAGGTAGAGGTGTGCTACTGATATAGTTTCTCACAGTAGCCACCTTCTCAGCTGCTTGCTTGCTGGTTTTATAGTTTCCCCAACAATTGAGGGAGCACCCAAAAATCATGCACCTCTCACCAAAAGACTTGCGGTTTTCCGCTTCTTCGGATATGGCTTCCTCCGCCCTTTGAACCCACTTATCTGCTTCAACCGTCGGCATCAAGCCATTCCGGGAACCATCCGTGATTCTTTCTTCGACACGACGCAGGTTGCCATCCAAAGTCTCAGTTTCAATCCTGTGATTCGTCACGTTTGTGCGAGCAGTGAAGCAATACGTGGCATGTGTTGAAAAGAGTGTATAGAATGGACTTCCGAACCAGAGACCAAGATTCGCAAGGGTGACAATTGTCATTGTTGGCAATTTGGCACTGATCTGAAGAAAAGGTCCTGCAGGACAATTGATGCGTCTCTATCATGTATAtagcaaggaaaaacagcaatcaATTAACTTTATTAAAATCATAGACTGCAGGCAATGGCAAATGAAGCGCGGGTTTTGAGATACTCATAAATGCAAGGGATCACGATTGGGTTTTGTTATTACTACAACTGGTGCAGTGGAAATATTAGTAAGAACACTGGATGCAACCGAATGTATCTTCCGTAGTTGTACATGTTAAGAGATCCCTATTAACTGATTACGATCTTGGGGCAGTTTTGTTTCAAAAACTTTTCTACCAACTGATCAAGATCAACATATCCAAATCTTGGTGTAACAAGAGTTAAGAAACGAAGCCCAACAACtcggcaatccacttatagacATCAACAGAAAGAACCATTTATCTCTGCCATCACTAAATCATTTTGAAGCAGCAAtaacattttttttccttttcaacGGTGTCCAGGTGTGTCCTTGGTGTGGTGTTGGTATCTGCCTCGGGAACGAGAAGACTAATAAATTCATCAAATAGGAGAATTGTATGCTAGCATAAGACGATGTAGGCTATATATATGTACCACGCTTTAGAGCTATGTCAATTGGAGTTCTGGAGATATGTCCGATTGTTAAGAAGCTTGAACTTGAACAGATAAAAAGATAACCGACTGGGCTTTGTTGAGTTCGCGCTTTGTTACTACTGCCACTAGCACACTGTTAGACGATTGGAAATCTTGTGTGATACTATTAGCAAGAGCACTGGACTGGATGCTAACGGAGATCCCTATGAAGAACTTTTCCAGCAACGAATTGACATCTATATAAAAATCTTTTTTTGACAATAGCTAAGTAATGAAGCCAACAAACAGGTGGTGTGTAATTGTTACCGATAAGTCGGGTGAGAACAGATTGAAACTGTTGGTGTTTGTTTCGCCTTGTCCCGCATAGACGACTTGGCGTGGCGACCACCTCCCTTCCCAGCGCCGGTGCCAGGGTGGTCGTTGTAGAGGCCAACGTCGAGCTCCTTGGGACTCACACGAAGAGGATGAGCTCAA
It includes:
- the LOC139830458 gene encoding disease resistance protein UNI-like produces the protein MTIVTLANLGLWFGSPFYTLFSTHATYCFTARTNVTNHRIETETLDGNLRRVEERITDGSRNGLMPTVEADKWVQRAEEAISEEAENRKSFGERCMIFGCSLNCWGNYKTSKQAAEKVATVRNYISSTPLPDNVTRVRPPPPVEELSTHSVQVPPSGEDTLRDALRCIKGDLAVGVIGIWGPDRDEKTRFLKKMNDSFLGGLSFDFFIFVTASYDCTVQNIQVQITNRLRINQHDDVATQATRISELLRKKSFLLLVDDLRVQLDLQAVGIPYPLGVVRVFFFFETRSCKSCVSCARYSPGAEEKGTEESGSHVNITIHM